Proteins encoded within one genomic window of Candidatus Dormiibacterota bacterium:
- a CDS encoding MFS transporter: protein MGRSAVAPGRGLREASPAGPERPAGSDAPRRRALRIALVVGAFIGMVDATIVAVAAEPMARHFGISPAAAQQTLSVYLVTVTATVPVLGRLGDRLGRREAYLAGFAVFAVGSVIAALAPYFGILLAGRAVQAVGGGLLTAGSLALTAEHARPRGAGRAVAVLVIAQAIAGLLGPPVGGALVAIWGWQAVFWAGLPLAVLGLVITLRAVPRSAPGGRAARLDLPGAVGLAALLLGLGAGVASIPGPALGDWPAARWLLVAAAGGLVLVLAEVRGSAPIIDRRWLGGRFGAATLATLLSTGSLMSCFALLPFWLENAHGASAAVAGVAFIPIGVGIALTSRRGGRLGDSGRTATTTAAGMLIAAAGFLLSALAAAAYLPALLPVGLLVLGCGNGLFSSANTAAALATAPRSALGGAAGFLSTARNAGVILGLGVTGAAYTAAIRGGHHGADRAAGALFAGTALICTAVALLAHLTYRPLRASAVAAPPAAPADLAAGG from the coding sequence GTGGGACGCAGCGCGGTGGCGCCGGGCCGCGGGCTGCGGGAGGCGTCGCCGGCCGGTCCGGAGCGGCCCGCCGGGAGCGACGCCCCGCGGCGGCGGGCGCTGCGCATCGCCCTGGTGGTGGGCGCGTTCATCGGGATGGTCGACGCCACCATCGTCGCCGTGGCCGCCGAGCCGATGGCGCGCCACTTCGGCATCTCCCCCGCGGCGGCGCAGCAGACGCTGAGCGTCTACCTGGTCACGGTCACCGCGACCGTGCCGGTGCTCGGCCGGCTCGGCGACCGCCTCGGCCGCCGCGAGGCGTACCTGGCCGGCTTCGCGGTCTTCGCGGTGGGCTCGGTGATCGCCGCCCTGGCGCCGTACTTCGGGATCCTCCTCGCCGGCCGCGCGGTGCAGGCGGTGGGCGGCGGCCTGCTCACCGCCGGCAGCCTGGCGCTCACCGCCGAGCACGCCCGTCCCCGCGGCGCCGGCCGGGCGGTGGCGGTGCTGGTGATCGCCCAGGCCATCGCCGGGCTGCTGGGGCCGCCGGTGGGCGGTGCGCTGGTGGCGATCTGGGGGTGGCAGGCGGTGTTCTGGGCGGGCCTGCCGCTGGCCGTGCTGGGGCTGGTGATCACCCTGCGGGCGGTGCCCCGCAGCGCTCCCGGCGGCCGCGCCGCCCGCCTCGACCTGCCCGGGGCCGTCGGCCTCGCGGCCCTGCTCCTCGGCCTCGGCGCCGGGGTCGCCTCGATCCCCGGCCCGGCGCTCGGCGACTGGCCGGCCGCCCGGTGGCTGCTGGTGGCCGCGGCCGGCGGGCTGGTGCTCGTCCTCGCCGAGGTGCGCGGCAGCGCGCCGATCATCGACCGCCGCTGGCTCGGCGGCCGCTTCGGCGCCGCCACCCTCGCCACCCTGCTCAGCACCGGCTCGCTGATGTCCTGCTTCGCCCTGCTGCCGTTCTGGCTGGAGAACGCCCACGGGGCGAGCGCCGCGGTGGCCGGGGTCGCCTTCATCCCCATCGGCGTGGGGATCGCGCTCACCTCCCGCCGGGGCGGGCGCCTCGGCGACTCCGGCCGCACCGCCACCACCACCGCGGCGGGGATGCTGATCGCCGCCGCCGGCTTCCTGCTCTCCGCCCTCGCCGCCGCCGCGTACCTGCCGGCGCTCCTCCCCGTCGGCCTGCTGGTGCTCGGCTGCGGCAACGGACTGTTCTCGTCCGCGAACACCGCCGCCGCCCTGGCGACCGCCCCGCGCAGCGCCCTCGGCGGCGCCGCCGGCTTCCTCAGCACCGCGCGGAACGCCGGCGTGATCCTCGGGCTGGGGGTCACCGGTGCCGCCTACACCGCGGCGATCCGCGGCGGCCACCACGGCGCCGACCGGGCCGCGGGCGC
- a CDS encoding Mrp/NBP35 family ATP-binding protein, with product MAETGVVQAVERALSTVMEPELHKDLMTLRMVQDIRVDGGTAFMRVVLTTPACPLKDRIQRDIEAAVVGSVPGVERIEITWDANVTATRGIPGRKEIVGVRNVIAVSAGKGGVGKTTVSVNVALALLQAGARVGLLDADVYGPNVPIMLGLTGQPEAMGDRILPLTGYGLKAMSIGLMLKPDQAVVWRGPMLSGAIRQFLYDVDWGELDYLVVDLPPGTGDAQLSLAQSIPLTGAVIVTTPQDVSIADVSRGIQMFRQLKVPVLGVIENMSGYVCAHCGETTEIFGKGGGRDLAGRYRLTFLGEIPLDPRIRIGGGEGQPIMVAAPDSPMSAVFRNVASHIAAEVSKENFRASAGPVMPSGPRLPIKT from the coding sequence ATGGCGGAGACAGGCGTCGTGCAGGCGGTGGAGCGTGCGCTGAGCACGGTGATGGAGCCCGAGCTCCACAAGGACCTGATGACCCTCCGGATGGTCCAGGACATCCGGGTGGACGGCGGCACCGCCTTCATGCGGGTCGTGCTGACCACCCCCGCCTGCCCGCTCAAGGACCGCATCCAGCGGGACATCGAGGCCGCGGTGGTGGGCTCGGTGCCGGGTGTCGAGCGGATCGAGATCACCTGGGACGCCAATGTCACCGCCACCCGCGGAATCCCCGGCCGCAAGGAGATCGTCGGGGTGCGCAACGTGATCGCGGTGAGCGCCGGCAAGGGCGGTGTGGGCAAGACCACGGTGAGCGTCAACGTCGCTCTCGCGCTGCTCCAGGCGGGGGCGCGGGTGGGCCTGCTCGACGCCGACGTCTACGGGCCCAACGTGCCGATCATGCTCGGGCTCACCGGCCAGCCGGAGGCGATGGGCGATCGCATCCTCCCGCTCACCGGCTACGGCCTGAAGGCGATGTCGATCGGCCTCATGCTCAAGCCCGACCAGGCGGTGGTGTGGCGCGGCCCGATGCTGTCGGGCGCGATCCGCCAGTTCCTCTACGACGTCGACTGGGGCGAGCTCGACTACCTGGTGGTCGACCTCCCCCCGGGCACCGGCGACGCCCAGCTGTCGCTGGCCCAGAGCATCCCGCTCACCGGCGCGGTCATCGTCACCACCCCGCAGGACGTCTCGATCGCCGACGTCAGCCGGGGCATCCAGATGTTCCGGCAGCTCAAGGTGCCGGTGCTCGGGGTGATCGAGAACATGAGCGGCTACGTCTGCGCCCACTGCGGCGAGACCACCGAGATCTTCGGCAAGGGCGGAGGCCGCGACCTCGCCGGCCGCTACCGCCTGACCTTCCTCGGGGAGATCCCGCTCGATCCGCGCATCCGCATCGGTGGCGGCGAGGGACAGCCGATCATGGTCGCCGCCCCCGACAGCCCGATGAGCGCGGTCTTCCGCAACGTGGCCTCCCACATCGCCGCCGAGGTGAGCAAGGAGAACTTCCGCGCCTCGGCGGGACCGGTGATGCCGAGCGGGCCGCGGCTGCCGATCAAGACCTAG
- a CDS encoding response regulator transcription factor — protein MTAHVSEAGAPAAVLVVEDDRALRQAIVTNAERAGYTVTAVADGLAAGEAIRSGEYDVVLLDIGLPFVDGWRILGSLQGRRAPSVIVISARGEEADKVRALDMGADDYLAKPFGADELLARLRAVLRRVRPPAGPSMVVTAGEVAVDLGTRSVTRAGREVTLSPTEYLLIAELARHAGQVVDHRSLLQRVWGPAYASERNYLWTFIRRLRTKLEIDPAAPEVIVTAGRHGYRFGPPAH, from the coding sequence GTGACTGCTCACGTCTCCGAGGCGGGTGCGCCCGCCGCGGTGCTGGTGGTCGAGGACGACCGCGCCCTGCGCCAGGCGATCGTGACCAACGCCGAGCGGGCGGGCTACACGGTGACCGCCGTCGCCGACGGGCTGGCCGCCGGGGAGGCGATCCGCTCCGGGGAGTACGACGTGGTCCTGCTCGACATCGGGCTGCCCTTCGTCGACGGCTGGCGGATCCTGGGGTCGCTCCAGGGCCGCCGGGCGCCGTCGGTGATCGTCATCAGCGCCCGCGGCGAGGAGGCCGACAAGGTTCGCGCCCTGGACATGGGCGCCGACGACTACCTGGCCAAGCCCTTCGGCGCCGACGAGCTGCTCGCCCGGCTGCGGGCGGTGCTGCGGCGGGTGCGTCCCCCGGCCGGCCCCTCGATGGTGGTGACCGCCGGCGAGGTCGCGGTCGACCTGGGGACGCGCTCGGTGACCCGGGCGGGCCGCGAGGTCACCCTCTCCCCCACCGAGTACCTGCTCATCGCCGAGCTCGCCCGGCACGCCGGCCAGGTGGTCGACCACCGCTCGCTGCTGCAGCGGGTGTGGGGCCCGGCCTACGCGAGCGAGCGCAACTACCTGTGGACGTTCATCCGGCGGCTCCGGACCAAGCTCGAGATCGACCCCGCAGCGCCGGA